The proteins below come from a single Panicum hallii strain FIL2 chromosome 7, PHallii_v3.1, whole genome shotgun sequence genomic window:
- the LOC112900973 gene encoding sugar transport protein MST1-like: protein MAAEGGRARDYSGGVTFSVAVTGLMAASCGLIFGYDIGVSGGVTQMESFLERFFPEVLRGMRSARRDAYCKYDNELLTAFTSSMYIAGMVASLVASGVTRRVGRRAVMLVGGTMFLAGSVINAGAVNIAMLIVGRILLGFGVGFTAQAAPLYLAETSPTRWRGAFTTAYHFFLVAGTLAANVANYFTNRIPGWGWRVSLGLAAVPATVIVTGALFVSDTPSSLMLRGEPDRARASLQRIRGADADVEPELKDIARAVEEARRNEEGAFKRLRGEGYRHYLVMMVAIPAFFDLTGMVVISVFSPVLFRTVGFSSQKAILGAVIISLVSLSGVVLSTFVVDRCGRRFLFLAGGTTMLIFQVAVSWIMADHLGKHGAAAMPRSYAVGVVVLMCLYTFSFSLSWGPLKWVVPSEIYPVDIRSAGQAVTLSVALTLSFTQTQVFVSMLCAMKYAIFLFYSGWVLAMTVFIAALLPETKGVPLEAMRSVWAGHWFWRRFVALDAKQEVQLNRM, encoded by the exons atggcggcggagggcggccggGCGCGCGACTACAGCGGCGGCGTGACGTTCTCCGTCGCGGTCACCGGCCTCATGGCGGCCTCCTGCGGCCTCATCTTCGGCTACGACATCGGCGTCTCAG GTGGCGTGACGCAGATGGAGTCGTTCCTGGAGAGGTTCTTCCCGGAGGTGCTCCGCGGGATGCGGAGCGCCAGGCGCGACGCCTACTGCAAGTACGACAACGAGCTGCTCACCGCGTTCACGTCGTCGATGTACATCGCCGGCATGGTGGCCTCGCTGGTGGCGAGCGGCGTCACCAGGAGGGTGGGCCGCAGGGCCGTCATGCTCGTCGGCGGCACCATGTTCCTCGCCGGCTCCGTCATCAACGCCGGGGCCGTCAATATCGCCATGCTCATCGTCGGCCGGATCCTGCTTGGCTTCGGCGTTGGCTTTACAGCGCAG GCGGCTCCACTGTATCTCGCCGAGACATCACCGACCAGATGGCGCGGCGCCTTCACCACGGCCTACCATTTCTTCCTTGTCGCCGGCACGCTGGCCGCCAACGTCGCCAACTACTTCACCAACCGCATCCCCGGCTGGGGCTGGCGCGTCTCCCTCGGCCTCGCCGCCGTGCCGGCCACCGTCATCGTTACGGGCGCCCTCTTCGTCTCGGACACCCCCAGCAGCCTCATGTTGCGCGGCGAGCCGGACAGGGCCCGCGCGTCGCTCCAGCGCATCCGCGGGGCGGACGCCGACGTGGAGCCCGAGCTCAAGGACATCGCCCGCGCCGTCGAGGAGGCACGCCGGAACGAGGAGGGCGCGTTCAAGAGGCTGCGCGGCGAGGGGTACCGGCACTACCTGGTGATGATGGTGGCCATCCCGGCGTTCTTCGACCTCACCGGCATGGTCGTCATCTCCGTGTTCTCGCCGGTGCTGTTCCGGACGGTCGGGTTCAGCAGCCAGAAGGCGATCCTCGGCGCCGTCATCATCAGCCTCGTGAGCTTGTCCGGCGTCGTACTGTCTACCTTCGTCGTCGACCGCTGCGGCCGCAGGTTCTTGTTCCTCGCCGGCGGCACCACCATGCTGATTTTCCAG GTGGCCGTGTCGTGGATCATGGCGGACCACCTCGGGAagcacggcgcggcggcgatgcCCCGGAGCTACGCGGTGGGCGTGGTGGTGCTCATGTGCCTGTACACCTTCAGCTTCAGCCTGTCGTGGGGGCCGCTCAAGTGGGTGGTGCCGAGCGAGATCTACCCCGTGGACATCCGGTCGGCGGGGCAGGCCGTCACCCTGTCCGTCGCGCTCACCCTCTCCTTCACGCAGACGCAGGTGTTCGTCTCCATGCTCTGCGCCATGAAGTACGCCATCTTCCTGTTCTACTCCGGCTGGGTGCTGGCCATGACGGTTTTCATCGCGGCGCTCCTGCCGGAGACCAAGGGCGTGCCGCTGGAGGCCATGCGGTCGGTGTGGGCAGGGCACTGGTTCTGGAGGAGGTTCGTCGCCTTGGATGCCAAGCAGGAGGTCCAGCTCAACCGCATGTAA